gacactagagtggcaatttcagctcacaagagcttccagcctcagaaatattcaaacacagagaactggaacaaaaatgcaaaacaaacttaggactacaagtccaacttagctgatagtagtctaggagcaggaacatgcaacagaaaggcttctggtaacattgttggccggcatagaaatgactgaggagcaaggttaaatagaaaactcccacatcctgatggaaacaggtgaacagaggagatgaagcacacaagttcagtaccaccagtgaccaccgggggagcccagaaacccaattcacaacaaatatccatattgaatcaggagccccatataatgctctatacagtttatgATAGGCCCTATaaggtgctccatacaaaatacgccccatataatgctgcacaaatgctgattatggccccataagacgctccatagacacatttgccccatataatgctccacaaatgctgattatggccccataagatgctccatagactattatgccctatatgctgttgcggcgatttaaaaaaaaaaagaaatcacatactGACCCCTCGTTGCTCGGGCCcttcggcacttgctatagtcacctgtccgcgttccaccaccgggcgctgctgtgtcttctgcgtcctctgcactgactgttcaggcagagggcagtgcgcacactaatcgcgtcatcgcgccctctgacctgagcgtcactgcagaggacgcggaagacggagcggcgccaacGGTGGAACGGGTGACAGGTGGATATCGCACTCtggccccgtcatactcacctgctcctggcacgtccctgcacatccctggttctccgggcgccagcagcttcttcctttattgagcggtcacatggtatcgctcattacagtaaagaatATGCGACTCCACACCTATggaagtggagtcgggtccatattcattactgtactgagcggtaccatgtgaccgctcaatacaggaaaaaGCTGTCagagcccggagaaccagggatagcgccaggtgagtatgattagacagctgctgctccccttcccctgccgacccctgggaatgactcgagtataagccgagaggggcaatttcaccctaaaaaaatgggctgaaattctcggcttatactcgagtatatacggtaattcattaTCAGTATATACAAAGTTCAAATTGACAAGTACCTACCCATAATATCTCAAGACCACAAAATCCCTCCTTGCTGCCCCAATGCACATTTCGTGTGACTACTTTTTCAAGGGAAAGTGTGAAAAAGTAGTCATGCGAAATGCGTGTTCGGGCAGCAAGGAGGGCGTTTGTGGCCCTGGAACATTATGAACTTTTATGTTATTTTGAACTGTATGTACTAATAATTAATTACTCTGCTGTTCAGGGCATCCTCACTAGCACTGTGATAGTTTAAATGTGTACTTGTTAGTTGTAGACCTTGGTATTAATGTTGGACTCCCTTGGGTTGCTCTCATTTCCTCATACTGGACTATGCCCATCCTAGTAATGTTTCATGTTGCCTCCTTATTTGACCTTGATGTTTTATATGTTTGATATTTGTCACTTTTTAATTTTCCTAATAAACCTGTACTTTTTTAATTGCTGTTTGGTGGTTTGTGGTTACTTCAGTTTTTGGTGATTTCACAAGTTTTCATTATGTGTGACCAACTTTAGTGAGACTTTTGCTTTTCTTATGTTTATTTAAACGTTAATGTAAATGATCTTATCCTACTTTCCACGTTCATTTTTGTTTTGCTGTGGACATGcggtttaatatttttttaaatttcttttagGCTAAAGAAGAATACTGCAAAATCTGGGGACTTATAGCTGCAAGTGCAGTAAATCAAGATGGACACTCTGTATCACCAATCACACGGCCATCTCAACATCAGCAGGAACATCTATTACAGCATATCTACAGTAGAACAGATCCATGTTCTGTACAGTATGTTGAGGCTCATGGCACTGGGACACCAACTGGTGACCCAACAGAAGCTGCCAGCTTAGGAAATATCATTGGGAAAAAGCGCTGTAATGGAAtgaagcccctgaagattggatcAGTTAAAGGAAATATTGGTCACACTGAATCTGCTGCTGGTGCTGCTGGGTTGATCAAAGTTCTTCTCATGATGCATCATGAAATTATTCCGCAATCTTTACATTACTCTATAGAGAATGGCATCAAAATCATAGGGGAATCCAATCTAGAAATTCCAACCAGTTCTGAAAAATGGCAAGAGGACATTAAATTTGGAAGAATGGCAGGATTAAATTGTTTTGGGTTTGGAGGAACTAATGTTCATGTTGTTGTAAAGCAACATAATCAAGAATACCCTAAGTATCATTCGAAAAGATCAGTAGAATTATTTATATTATCAGCAGCTTCCAGCAATTCCCTTCAACTCTGTGTTGAAGATACAAAACAAGAGTTAAGTAACACAAAATCATTATCCCTGGAGAACCTGGTCTACACAGCTGCTTGCAGGAGAAGTCACCTAAATTACAAATACAGAACAGCATTTCTCGCCTCTTCTATAACTCATTTATGCCAACAGCTACAAGCTGTGAGCAAATTGGCTCCAATGGTTAAATCCAGTCCTCATATTGTGTTTATATTCTGTGGGAATGGAGTCCTTTATAAAGGAATGTGTAAGATGCTACTTGAACATGAGCCAGTGTTTAGAGCACAATGTGTGGCAATCGATAAGTTGATCCAATCTTACACCTCCATTTCTGTGCTGCAGTTGTTAGAGACAGAGTTTGATGATTTCTCAAGGCCGGATGTGGCCCAGTTGCTGCTCTTTACAATTCAGGTGTCGTTAGTGGCTCTTCTGACACATTGGGGGGTCAAGCCAGATGGAATTATTGGGCACTCAGTTGGAGAAGTTGCTGCAGCTCATTGTTCTGGACTTCTTTCACTTGAAGATGCTGTAAAAGTCATTTATTACAGAAGTATGCTGCAATGCAAAGCCACAGGAGGCAGTATGCTGGTAGTTAGCAATCTACCAGTCACTGAAGTATCAAAAATAGTTCAGTTATACAAAGACAAAGTATGTATTGCTGCTTACAACAGTCCTACTTCATGCACATTGTCGGGCGATTCTTACTCATTAGAATACCTTCATGGGGAACTGACCAAAAATTACAGTGAAAAGAATATATTTCTCCAAAAGCTAAATGTTCCTACAGCATACCACAGCCCAATGATGGATCCCATATTACATGAAGTAAAAGAGACGCTGCATGATTTGCAGGAAAAAAACATGGAAGTTGATCTTTTTTCTACAGTGACAGGTAAGCTAGCATCCAAAGGAGATTTCACCACAGGTGATTATTGGGCTAAAAATATTCGCGAACCAGTTGCCTTTCAACAAGCTGTAGAAGCTTCAGTGAGAGATAAAGAGAATTCACTGTTTATAGAAATAGGTCCTCGGAGAGCATTGCAAAGGAACATCATTGAAACTTTAGGAGCAAAAACAACAGTATTACCTGCTATACAGCCCACAAAAGAATATGAAACTGTCTTTTCCATGCTAATGTCACTTTTTATTCAAGGATACAATCCTGACTGGAGTAATGTATTCGATGCCTATAAATCTTCACCCTCAACAATTCCAAGATATCAATTTGATTGCATCAAACAAGATATTAAATATGAAAAAATTCGACAAGGGAACCAAACATCATCAAGTCCCAATCATCCATTAATCCATAGCTTGAGTGAAGATTTGTCTGAGCTCCACTGCAAGGTTTCTAAAGTCAGTACACCATATGTCTATGAGCATAAAAATGGAGGCTCTGCCCTTATTCCAGGTGCATTCTATGTGGAACTTGGATTGGCGGCTGCGGCTTCCAGCTTTAAACCTAAATTGCCGTTAAGTTCTTTGGAAATCAGTGTAACATTTTCCAGCCCCTGTGTTCTCCACCAAGACTCTGTGGACCTAAAAATCAAGTTACGCCAAGAAGACAAAGCAACTTTATTTGAAGTTCTAACATCACATGTTTTTGCACGTGGGCAAATACAAAAACATAACTATAAActaaacaaagacaaaaaaatctcaACTGAACATATCTTCAAAAGATGTACTTCAGTTTTCAAATCAGAAAATGTGTATGAACAACTCTCCACATTTGGGTTTGAGTATGGGAAGGCTTACAAACAGCTGGGCGATGTTCATTATGGAAAAGATCTTAATGAAGGAATTGCCAGAATAACAGTGAGTGAAGAAGTCAGGGAAACAATATATGAGTACCACATACATCCAGTTATTTTAGATTGTTTCCTTCAAATGGTAGTTTGTGTGGGAACGGGAACGAAAGACTCAGCACTCTTCCCGTCATCCATAGGAAGTTTAACAATGCTTCAGCCTCTTCAAGAAGAAATGATTATTTATATGAAAATGATAAAAACAACAGAAAAGTACATTGAACTTTGTGGTTGTTTTGCAGATATCAATGGCTCCATTTTAGTAGAAATAAAAAGTGTCCAATTGACATTTGTAAAACAAAATGCTGATAaagcagaaaacatttttttccaagtAAACTGGACAAATAGTTCACAATTCAGTCAGAGATCAGAAAAGGAGACAAAGCTCTTGATTTATTCTGACAAACTTGGAATAGGTGAAAAATTATCAAACTGCATGCCGAAAGATGTGAAATACATTCCTTTCAACAGTTGGAATTCAGATATTCAAGCACATAAACTTCTTAATAGTGATTGCAAAGATGTTGTATTTATGTGGGGAATCCAAAAATTAACTGAAGATATTCCAGATAATCTTACGCAATATCTAGCGAAATGCTGTGAAGTTTATCAACAGCTGATTTTAACAATGAGAAAAAAGACCCTCAAGCCTTCCATCCGGACAGTCACATTCAGAACTGTTGGCAATACTGTTGATCACATTAACCCTGGATTTGCTTTTGTCGGAATGACGAGATCATGTATCATAGAAATACCTGAAGTAACATTTCAGCTGATCGATGTTAGCTCCTCAAGTTCCCAAGATGTCGCGGCATTAACCCAGGTTCTTCTTCATTATAATCCGGAGGAGTATCCAGAGGTCTGGATTAAAGAAGGGTCAATTTACACAGGTGAAATTTCTACCACCATCACTGAAAGGAGAACACAGGAAATAAAATCTGATAATTTTACCCTTTACACTTCGGAGCCTTATACAGTGGCTAAAATTTCTGCTGAACAAACTAACTACAATGTTTCTATGCTTAAAAGCCAAGACATAAAGATTCGTGTTGATCAAGTTTGCATCCACACAGATGATTATTTTCCTGTTAGCCTTTCAAGCTGGAAATATGGGAATACTCTGTACTGGAACTCTTTGGCTAGTGATAAGCATGAGCTTGTTGTTCTGGATTTTGCCGGTGTAGTGACTGCTGTTGGCAAAGCTGTTAAGAAAATTCACGTTGGTGATCGAGTTGTTGCCTGCTATCCGATGACTGCACACTCTAATGTTATTATTCCAGAAAATTTTTGCTACTTAGTCAAAAAAGCACCATTGATAAAAAATGCACCTTGTATCTCATTCTTTATCTTGGCCTGGGAAATTCTGCACAATCAACTACCATGTGCAAAGAATAAACCTAAACTTACTATACTAACATCTGATGTAAAGTCAGTTTTATGCACAGTTTTGTCCAAGACAGCAAAAGAATCTGGATGGGAGACAGTGATATCTGATGGAAGTAGCCTGATTGATAAGCAGTGCACTTCCATGGTTATTCTTCCAACAGCTGGAGCTGTCACTATAGAAATGCTTAATACATTACCACGTCTAAAAGATTTGGTATTTTTATCTGATCATAAAAATGATAAAAACTGGCACAATCTAATTCTTAGCAGCAGTCAAGACTTTCGCATTCACTTGCTTGATATCTATGCTCCTTTCCAGAAGGCATATTTACATCAGAATGCAAAAGAACTGCATAAGTGGCTTTATTCTCTAGCTTCAGAAACTAGCATTATCATTCCAAAAGTTTTGGTTCAACATGAACCTGGCTTGGACATCAAAGAAACCAGCTACTTTGTAACCCAGTCCTTACCTGTAATTGAGCTAACCAATGCTATCTCCAAGATACCAATATCAGCACCTGATCCAATGCTTTTCAAAGATAATGCAGTCTACATTGTCACAGGTGGTCTGACTGGTCTCGGATTCGAAACTGTGAAATTCATTATGAACAATGGTGGTAGCCATATCGCAATTTTATCCAGAAGAAAGCCAAACCCAGAAATGGAACAACAATTAAATGCGGTTCAGATTCAAAAAGAAGCTGCCAAGATAGTTGCCATACAATGTAACATGTCCTTCTACCCTGAAGTAAAAAAAGCCATGGAATTAATGAAAACAAAATTTCCAAATATCCCAGTAAAAGGCGTTTTCCATAGTGCCGTTGTTTTTCATGATGGAACTCTACAGAACCTAAACTTGGTCCACTTTGAGAAAGTTCTCAGCCCAAAGGTAGACGGAGCAGTGAATCTTCACCTTGCCACATCAAACATTAAACTTGACTACTTTGTGTGCTTTTCATCTGTTGCTTCATTTGTTGGAAATCCAGGAcaagcaaattatgcagctgccaACTCTTTTCTAGACATGTTCTGCCAATACAGAAGGAATAAGGGCCTTTGTGGACAATCGATCTGTTGGGGTGGCCTCAATCTTGGAGTTTTACTCAATCAGAACAAAATTCATAAACTCTTAGAAGCAAAAGGAATACTTCTTTTAAATACTGTGGAAATTCATGAGTATCTGAA
This is a stretch of genomic DNA from Ranitomeya variabilis isolate aRanVar5 chromosome 6, aRanVar5.hap1, whole genome shotgun sequence. It encodes these proteins:
- the LOC143781706 gene encoding mycolipanoate synthase-like, with protein sequence MEEGEDHIAVVGIGCNFPGGEGVDNFWKVIFHGKNCATEIPEERFDLKKWYDADQTKPGKIYTSRAAFVNGIDEFDNKVFGINKSETENMDPQQKLLLECTYRALEDAGYASETIYGSNTGVFIGLMNRDAESVYNNSPENINHFSGTGTATSIAANRISYCFNLTGPSLSIDTACSSSLVALHYACQAIRQGDCEMAICGGVSCIIEPRIFVALCKAKMLSVDGISKPFSNKADGYGRGEGCGIVLLKLLKKAKEEYCKIWGLIAASAVNQDGHSVSPITRPSQHQQEHLLQHIYSRTDPCSVQYVEAHGTGTPTGDPTEAASLGNIIGKKRCNGMKPLKIGSVKGNIGHTESAAGAAGLIKVLLMMHHEIIPQSLHYSIENGIKIIGESNLEIPTSSEKWQEDIKFGRMAGLNCFGFGGTNVHVVVKQHNQEYPKYHSKRSVELFILSAASSNSLQLCVEDTKQELSNTKSLSLENLVYTAACRRSHLNYKYRTAFLASSITHLCQQLQAVSKLAPMVKSSPHIVFIFCGNGVLYKGMCKMLLEHEPVFRAQCVAIDKLIQSYTSISVLQLLETEFDDFSRPDVAQLLLFTIQVSLVALLTHWGVKPDGIIGHSVGEVAAAHCSGLLSLEDAVKVIYYRSMLQCKATGGSMLVVSNLPVTEVSKIVQLYKDKVCIAAYNSPTSCTLSGDSYSLEYLHGELTKNYSEKNIFLQKLNVPTAYHSPMMDPILHEVKETLHDLQEKNMEVDLFSTVTGKLASKGDFTTGDYWAKNIREPVAFQQAVEASVRDKENSLFIEIGPRRALQRNIIETLGAKTTVLPAIQPTKEYETVFSMLMSLFIQGYNPDWSNVFDAYKSSPSTIPRYQFDCIKQDIKYEKIRQGNQTSSSPNHPLIHSLSEDLSELHCKVSKVSTPYVYEHKNGGSALIPGAFYVELGLAAAASSFKPKLPLSSLEISVTFSSPCVLHQDSVDLKIKLRQEDKATLFEVLTSHVFARGQIQKHNYKLNKDKKISTEHIFKRCTSVFKSENVYEQLSTFGFEYGKAYKQLGDVHYGKDLNEGIARITVSEEVRETIYEYHIHPVILDCFLQMVVCVGTGTKDSALFPSSIGSLTMLQPLQEEMIIYMKMIKTTEKYIELCGCFADINGSILVEIKSVQLTFVKQNADKAENIFFQVNWTNSSQFSQRSEKETKLLIYSDKLGIGEKLSNCMPKDVKYIPFNSWNSDIQAHKLLNSDCKDVVFMWGIQKLTEDIPDNLTQYLAKCCEVYQQLILTMRKKTLKPSIRTVTFRTVGNTVDHINPGFAFVGMTRSCIIEIPEVTFQLIDVSSSSSQDVAALTQVLLHYNPEEYPEVWIKEGSIYTGEISTTITERRTQEIKSDNFTLYTSEPYTVAKISAEQTNYNVSMLKSQDIKIRVDQVCIHTDDYFPVSLSSWKYGNTLYWNSLASDKHELVVLDFAGVVTAVGKAVKKIHVGDRVVACYPMTAHSNVIIPENFCYLVKKAPLIKNAPCISFFILAWEILHNQLPCAKNKPKLTILTSDVKSVLCTVLSKTAKESGWETVISDGSSLIDKQCTSMVILPTAGAVTIEMLNTLPRLKDLVFLSDHKNDKNWHNLILSSSQDFRIHLLDIYAPFQKAYLHQNAKELHKWLYSLASETSIIIPKVLVQHEPGLDIKETSYFVTQSLPVIELTNAISKIPISAPDPMLFKDNAVYIVTGGLTGLGFETVKFIMNNGGSHIAILSRRKPNPEMEQQLNAVQIQKEAAKIVAIQCNMSFYPEVKKAMELMKTKFPNIPVKGVFHSAVVFHDGTLQNLNLVHFEKVLSPKVDGAVNLHLATSNIKLDYFVCFSSVASFVGNPGQANYAAANSFLDMFCQYRRNKGLCGQSICWGGLNLGVLLNQNKIHKLLEAKGILLLNTVEIHEYLKKCLQINNSIQAIVKFNFKNMYESMLTHIPALKKRFYNVVIEEKESWEQTPKEKQPADGNRETCEDYIWLVVTELTGVSSSDISSSTLLSSLGIDSMSAMTLQSRIFKEKTVNIPLVKLLDPSTTVSRLVSLVKETCDEKEQSSEIIEETYL